From a region of the Streptomyces tirandamycinicus genome:
- a CDS encoding ATP-binding protein has protein sequence MREGAPLRRWPLVGRAAQLAVCEEVLSDPRRSALLIFGAAGVGKSRLAEEVLSRPVAGRSVSRAVATTAAAQVPLGAVAHLLPDGVDMSDPVSGFSAVFTKMAGSRDRHQRSVVLVDDLHLLDSTSVMLLRQLMDARAVFLVGTVRTGEPASEAVASLGQGDGVHQLDLAEFTLQEVETLLQQVLGGPVNRRTTHELYTASSGNPLYLRELVQGALATGALAGDQELWELVAEDRLPVTRRLTDVIRHRLSAADASSRLVLETLALCEPMALAHLEAGDGPGVLNALERAELITIVRDRRRTTVRLAHPLYGEVLRADLPVLRRRGILLAQAAVLEQSGARRREDALHLASYQLAATGTADPALLTEAAALASYARDHPRALEFLHAVPEAKQTVPVLLLLGKSLYEMGETEPAESTLARADALAVDEAEALAVALVRTQNQIWGKGVTAEEAIALADRARDRVTSPLGLRVLRINEAAIRFSVGDLAESLRLLADLEQDAQQAPDVQMWLMGATTKSVSLAFLGRGAEATAWAERAVAACSGADLDMYTTITFQGAANSVLVWALTWSGRLDEARAVGEAAYAELAGTYANPERMLLAYQLGCTAWTAGHPASARRWFAEVTRAARTPSRSGRAMSLAGLAASAALLGDVPAAEAALEEFDRTPTPVRLPHERFGEAWLLVARGELSQARDALRSAAAEARERGHTGSEAVLLTDLARLGRAREAAPRLAELASRCGDGSLVSAQSRFTAALASRDADELLAVCDLLEGMGAHLLAAEAANTAAAVWSKAGDPRRAAAAAARSSANADRCEGASTPALLVPTPTSAPLTPREREIAFLASRGMTSRDVAARLTISVRTVDNHLQRVYAKLGITDRRQLPRPGNEPTGTHGG, from the coding sequence ACGGAGTGGACATGTCCGACCCGGTCTCCGGGTTCTCGGCCGTCTTCACGAAGATGGCCGGAAGCCGGGACCGGCACCAGCGCTCCGTCGTCCTGGTGGACGATCTGCATCTGCTCGATTCCACCTCCGTGATGCTGCTGCGCCAGCTGATGGACGCGCGGGCGGTGTTCCTGGTGGGCACCGTGCGCACGGGTGAGCCGGCGAGCGAGGCGGTCGCGTCACTGGGGCAGGGTGACGGCGTCCACCAGTTGGATCTCGCGGAGTTCACGCTTCAGGAGGTCGAGACGCTGCTGCAGCAGGTGCTCGGTGGGCCGGTGAACCGCCGGACGACACACGAGCTGTACACCGCGAGCAGCGGCAACCCGCTGTATCTGAGGGAGCTGGTGCAGGGTGCGCTCGCCACGGGGGCGCTGGCCGGCGACCAAGAACTGTGGGAGCTGGTGGCGGAGGACCGTCTGCCCGTCACCCGCCGGCTGACCGATGTGATCCGGCACCGGCTGTCGGCCGCCGACGCCTCCAGCAGGCTGGTGCTGGAGACCCTGGCGCTGTGCGAGCCCATGGCCCTGGCGCACCTGGAGGCCGGTGACGGGCCCGGTGTCCTGAACGCCCTGGAGCGCGCCGAGCTGATCACCATCGTCCGGGACCGGCGGCGCACCACGGTACGGCTGGCGCACCCGCTGTACGGAGAGGTGCTGCGGGCGGATCTGCCGGTCCTGCGCCGTCGGGGGATTCTGCTGGCCCAGGCCGCCGTGCTGGAGCAGTCGGGCGCCCGTCGCAGGGAGGACGCCCTGCACCTGGCCTCGTACCAGCTCGCCGCCACCGGCACCGCCGATCCCGCGCTGCTCACCGAGGCCGCCGCCCTCGCCTCGTACGCCCGCGACCACCCCCGGGCGCTCGAGTTCCTGCACGCCGTGCCCGAGGCCAAGCAGACCGTGCCGGTCCTGCTCCTGCTCGGCAAGTCACTGTACGAGATGGGGGAAACCGAGCCCGCGGAGAGCACTCTGGCCCGGGCAGACGCCCTGGCCGTGGACGAAGCAGAGGCACTGGCCGTGGCGCTGGTGCGCACGCAGAATCAGATCTGGGGAAAGGGCGTCACCGCCGAGGAGGCGATCGCGCTCGCCGACCGCGCCCGTGACCGGGTCACCAGCCCGCTCGGCCTGCGCGTCCTCCGGATCAACGAGGCTGCCATCCGGTTCAGCGTGGGCGACCTCGCGGAGAGCCTGCGCCTGCTCGCCGATCTGGAGCAGGACGCCCAGCAGGCGCCGGACGTGCAGATGTGGCTGATGGGGGCGACGACGAAGTCGGTGTCGCTGGCGTTCCTCGGCCGTGGCGCCGAGGCGACCGCCTGGGCGGAGCGCGCGGTCGCCGCCTGCTCGGGCGCCGACCTCGACATGTACACAACGATCACCTTCCAGGGAGCGGCCAACTCCGTCCTCGTCTGGGCGCTCACCTGGAGCGGCCGGCTGGACGAGGCACGGGCCGTCGGCGAGGCCGCCTACGCCGAACTCGCCGGGACCTACGCCAATCCGGAACGCATGCTCCTGGCCTACCAGTTGGGGTGCACCGCCTGGACGGCCGGGCATCCCGCGTCCGCCCGCCGCTGGTTCGCCGAGGTGACCCGTGCCGCCCGCACGCCCTCCCGGAGCGGGCGCGCCATGTCGCTCGCCGGCCTCGCCGCCTCCGCGGCGCTGCTCGGCGACGTTCCCGCTGCCGAGGCCGCGTTGGAGGAGTTCGACCGTACGCCCACGCCGGTGCGCCTGCCTCATGAACGGTTCGGGGAGGCGTGGCTGCTGGTGGCCCGCGGTGAGCTGAGCCAGGCGCGCGACGCTCTCCGCTCCGCGGCCGCCGAGGCGAGGGAGCGCGGGCACACGGGCTCCGAGGCGGTCCTCCTCACCGACCTCGCCAGGCTCGGCCGGGCACGGGAGGCCGCGCCCCGCCTCGCCGAACTGGCGTCCCGGTGCGGCGACGGCTCCCTCGTGTCGGCCCAGTCACGGTTCACCGCGGCCCTGGCCTCACGGGACGCGGACGAGCTCCTCGCGGTGTGCGACCTGCTGGAGGGCATGGGCGCGCATCTGCTCGCCGCCGAAGCCGCGAACACCGCCGCTGCGGTGTGGTCGAAGGCCGGAGACCCACGGCGGGCCGCTGCCGCCGCCGCGCGCTCCTCGGCGAACGCGGACCGCTGCGAGGGGGCGAGCACCCCGGCGCTCCTCGTTCCCACACCGACGTCTGCACCGCTCACCCCCCGCGAGCGGGAGATCGCGTTCCTCGCCTCCCGAGGTATGACGAGCAGGGATGTCGCGGCCCGGCTGACCATCTCCGTCCGTACGGTCGACAACCACCTCCAGCGCGTGTACGCCAAGCTCGGGATCACCGACCGGCGGCAACTGCCCCGACCCGGCAACGAACCGACGGGTACGCACGGGGGTTGA
- a CDS encoding GlxA family transcriptional regulator, which translates to MIHDVAVLALEGSHAFEVGVFCEVFGIDRGEDGLPVYDFALVSAAAGAVPTRHGFEIRAPHGPERLSSADLVCVPAYDLRVRQPDRLAEELRAAVDRGACVLSICTGAFLLGEAGLLDGRRCTTHWRYTGELARRHPRAHVESDVLYVDENPIITGAGTAAGVDTCLHLIRREHGSTVANAVARRMVAPPHREGGQRQYRERPQPRDGSTLLTPVLSWIEANLDRELTVEAMAREAHLSPRTFARRFRQETGTTPLQWLTGQRVLLAQHHLETTDDPITVIARRSGFGTVDTLRHHFARRLGITPHGYRRAFRAPHGGPRPLGQPQPGPGPG; encoded by the coding sequence ATGATTCACGATGTCGCCGTCTTGGCCCTCGAAGGCAGCCATGCCTTCGAGGTGGGGGTGTTCTGCGAGGTCTTCGGCATCGACCGAGGCGAGGATGGTCTGCCCGTCTACGACTTCGCCCTCGTGTCGGCCGCCGCCGGCGCCGTGCCCACCCGGCACGGCTTCGAGATACGAGCACCCCATGGCCCGGAACGGCTCTCCTCCGCGGATCTCGTCTGCGTCCCCGCATACGATCTCCGGGTGCGGCAGCCGGACCGCCTGGCCGAAGAGCTGCGTGCCGCCGTCGATCGAGGGGCCTGTGTCCTGAGCATCTGCACCGGGGCATTCCTCCTGGGCGAGGCGGGCCTGCTGGACGGCCGGCGCTGCACCACCCACTGGCGCTACACCGGGGAACTCGCTCGCCGCCATCCACGTGCCCATGTCGAGTCGGACGTGCTGTATGTCGACGAGAACCCGATCATCACGGGGGCCGGTACCGCCGCCGGCGTGGATACCTGCCTCCACCTGATCCGCAGGGAGCACGGCAGCACCGTCGCCAACGCCGTCGCCCGTCGCATGGTCGCGCCGCCGCACCGCGAAGGCGGCCAGCGCCAGTACCGGGAGCGCCCCCAGCCTCGGGACGGAAGCACCCTTCTCACCCCCGTCCTGAGCTGGATCGAAGCCAACCTCGACCGGGAACTGACCGTCGAGGCGATGGCCCGCGAAGCGCATCTGTCCCCGCGTACCTTCGCCCGCCGCTTCCGGCAGGAGACCGGGACCACCCCGCTGCAGTGGCTGACGGGACAACGAGTCCTGCTCGCACAGCACCACCTGGAGACCACCGACGACCCGATCACCGTCATCGCCAGGCGAAGCGGCTTCGGCACCGTCGACACCCTGCGCCACCACTTCGCCCGCCGGCTGGGAATCACACCGCACGGTTACCGGCGGGCCTTCCGCGCCCCGCACGGCGGCCCCCGACCCCTCGGGCAGCCCCAGCCGGGCCCAGGCCCCGGGTGA
- a CDS encoding proline dehydrogenase family protein: MIKPPPTADTTALSSRAAQVLRGLALDEELKWHVPKDPVLGPLARRVARRFVAGEGLTDARDRARRVLAEGHRVSVEYLGESCRDPRRATTETDVFVDAARLLPPGCSVSLDLSHIGLAVDGEVALRNASRIARATAETGRELMISAEGSDRTDAVLALHRALCERFDHVGVTVQARLHRTAEDLRGLLALPGRIRLVKGAFLEPRSIAYTREDPALAAAYLAYAEQLADSGHRCSFATHDWDLIHRIDQHLGGAGHETAPWEFETLLGLGPDRLDAMAGQGHPTREYVVFGTEWWLYVCNRLAEDPGRLLQALVDAAAR; this comes from the coding sequence ATGATCAAGCCACCCCCCACCGCGGACACCACGGCGCTCTCGTCACGGGCCGCGCAGGTCCTACGCGGACTCGCGCTCGACGAGGAGCTGAAGTGGCACGTCCCGAAAGACCCGGTTCTCGGTCCCCTGGCCCGCAGGGTCGCCCGGCGCTTCGTGGCCGGCGAAGGCCTCACCGACGCTCGGGACCGCGCGCGGCGCGTCCTCGCCGAGGGCCACCGGGTGAGCGTCGAGTACCTGGGCGAGAGCTGCCGCGACCCGCGGCGGGCCACGACGGAGACGGACGTGTTCGTCGACGCCGCGCGACTCCTGCCGCCCGGCTGCTCGGTCTCCCTCGATCTCTCCCACATAGGCCTCGCCGTCGACGGGGAAGTCGCGCTGAGGAACGCCTCCCGCATCGCACGGGCCACCGCCGAGACCGGCCGGGAGCTGATGATCTCGGCCGAAGGCTCCGACCGCACCGATGCGGTGCTGGCCCTGCACCGGGCGCTGTGCGAACGCTTCGATCACGTGGGTGTCACCGTCCAGGCGCGACTGCACCGGACGGCCGAAGACCTGCGAGGGCTTCTCGCGCTCCCCGGGCGTATCCGCCTGGTCAAGGGTGCCTTCCTCGAACCTCGGAGTATCGCCTACACCCGCGAGGACCCCGCTCTGGCCGCCGCCTACCTCGCCTACGCGGAACAACTGGCCGACTCGGGCCACCGGTGTTCCTTCGCCACCCACGACTGGGACCTGATCCACCGCATCGACCAACACCTCGGCGGAGCGGGCCACGAGACCGCTCCCTGGGAGTTCGAAACCCTCCTGGGGCTCGGACCGGACCGCCTCGACGCCATGGCCGGACAAGGCCACCCCACTCGCGAGTACGTCGTCTTCGGCACCGAATGGTGGCTCTACGTCTGCAACCGACTCGCCGAGGACCCTGGGCGCCTGCTCCAAGCACTCGTCGACGCCGCTGCCCGGTGA